The segment ATGTATCACTTGCCGAACAACTTCTCTTTGCTTCAGGAAGTACCGAGGTTGATGCCAAAGGTGTTACAGCTTTGCAGCAATTGGCCAAGGCTGTTAAGGACCAGCGCGATATTAACATTATGGTTGAAGGCCACACTGACAATGTTCCGATTTCCAGAAAATCGCAATACATGCAGGACAATTGGGATTTAAGTGTAATGCGGGCCACCTCAATAACAAAAATTTTAACCAAGGCTGGGGTGTCACCCAAGCAAATTACAGCTTCCGGCAGGGGAGAGTTTGTTCCGTTAGCAGTCAATGATACGCCACAGAATAAGCAAAAGAACAGGCGCACCGAAATAATCATTACTCCAAACCTTGATGAGTTATTTAAGATTCTCGAATCAAACTAATCATAACCGCTATGGGACGTATTTGGGTTCTTTTAATTTTTGTAATTGATGTACTCGCCATACTGGATGTATGGAAGCGTGAATATTCAATGGAAAAAAGATTACTGTGGACTGTTGTGATAATTTTGCTTCCGCTTATCGGACCTATAGCCTGGTACATAGTTAGCCGAAGAATCATTAATCTTTAAATCTAAAAGGC is part of the Cyclobacteriaceae bacterium genome and harbors:
- a CDS encoding PLDc_N domain-containing protein, which encodes MGRIWVLLIFVIDVLAILDVWKREYSMEKRLLWTVVIILLPLIGPIAWYIVSRRIINL